From the Desulfosarcina sp. BuS5 genome, one window contains:
- a CDS encoding transposase: protein MKIPCAKRLGFVVSGLSFLQPALTNAQMYDFTLVATALILGSRLHLTEISCMLLKEKAVSTLSYLFSNAKICTDELQMLYLLQTLNTYKISHGYFIIDDTMKHHTKFCKWIHGVFILFDHALGTNLKATCIVFLYYSDGALIKFPIAFRVYHKGTGTLMPWQRGKRCDCITKYDLAVEMMEWAILKGFPKCIVLADSWFGISPFIKELNRLNLDYVLEIKANLKIRESCKEPKLTPKGRLAKYQYDLVGLAKYFEKITTFVRCGFPADPETGQKEKALYITKASTVRLNAIPGKHRIVESHDPATQTIKYLLTNCLTWEATKIISVYSHRWVIEEFFKNAKQLSDMEGATIRSEQGATLALYLVSWIDFLLHLENYKQCTVGKLPKEPLTIPSIVRRAQNENLEAFVLRVQSDEDFVNKLVEFSRANMNRNRKKYKELVVINGDIAAPMKKAA, encoded by the coding sequence ATGAAAATTCCATGTGCCAAACGGCTTGGTTTTGTTGTAAGTGGTCTCTCTTTTCTTCAACCCGCACTGACGAATGCCCAGATGTATGACTTTACCTTGGTTGCTACAGCATTAATATTAGGGTCACGTCTACATCTTACTGAAATTAGCTGTATGTTGCTGAAAGAGAAAGCAGTGAGCACACTTTCCTATCTTTTTTCGAATGCAAAAATTTGTACAGATGAATTGCAAATGCTCTATTTGCTTCAGACACTCAACACATACAAAATTTCTCATGGCTATTTCATCATAGATGATACCATGAAACATCATACCAAATTTTGTAAATGGATTCATGGTGTTTTCATATTGTTCGATCATGCACTTGGAACCAATTTAAAAGCAACTTGCATTGTTTTCCTCTATTATAGTGATGGGGCACTTATCAAATTCCCCATTGCTTTTCGAGTATATCACAAGGGAACCGGTACTCTTATGCCTTGGCAACGCGGTAAACGGTGTGACTGCATAACCAAATATGATCTTGCAGTAGAAATGATGGAGTGGGCCATATTAAAAGGGTTTCCAAAGTGTATTGTTCTTGCCGACTCCTGGTTTGGAATATCGCCATTTATCAAGGAGCTTAATCGGCTTAATCTTGACTATGTGCTTGAGATAAAAGCTAATCTCAAGATAAGAGAATCATGCAAAGAACCAAAGTTAACTCCAAAGGGACGATTAGCAAAATATCAATACGATCTTGTTGGATTAGCAAAATATTTTGAAAAAATAACAACCTTTGTTCGTTGTGGATTTCCTGCCGACCCGGAAACAGGTCAAAAGGAAAAAGCACTTTACATAACCAAGGCTTCAACAGTTCGCTTGAATGCCATACCTGGCAAACATCGAATAGTTGAAAGTCACGACCCTGCCACTCAAACCATCAAGTATCTCCTCACCAATTGTCTCACCTGGGAAGCCACCAAAATCATTTCTGTTTATAGCCACCGCTGGGTTATTGAGGAGTTTTTCAAGAATGCAAAGCAGTTGTCCGATATGGAGGGAGCCACTATCAGGAGTGAACAAGGCGCAACACTAGCGTTGTACCTGGTGTCCTGGATTGACTTCCTCCTCCATTTGGAGAATTACAAGCAATGCACTGTTGGAAAACTGCCAAAGGAACCATTAACGATTCCTTCAATAGTTCGCCGAGCGCAAAACGAAAATTTGGAAGCGTTTGTCTTGCGAGTACAATCCGATGAGGATTTCGTTAACAAACTGGTTGAATTCAGCAGGGCTAACATGAACCGCAATCGTAAGAAATACAAAGAGTTAGTTGTTATTAATGGGGATATTGCTGCTCCTATGAAAAAGGCCGCATAG
- a CDS encoding ribbon-helix-helix domain-containing protein, with amino-acid sequence MRTVQMTLDDDLVKAVDCVSKQLRTNRSAFTRKALREALARHNLEQLELKHRKGYELHPVGVDEFSVWETEHAWGDE; translated from the coding sequence ATGAGAACCGTACAGATGACCCTCGATGATGATCTTGTCAAAGCGGTCGACTGCGTTTCTAAGCAACTTCGGACCAATCGTTCTGCTTTTACAAGAAAGGCACTTCGTGAGGCACTTGCCCGCCACAATCTTGAGCAACTGGAGCTTAAGCACCGCAAAGGATACGAACTTCATCCCGTTGGTGTCGATGAGTTTTCAGTTTGGGAAACAGAGCACGCTTGGGGTGACGAATGA
- a CDS encoding RNA-binding domain-containing protein: MEIQKILALISQGENSSIEFKSGNVRPESVAKEMAAFSNSFGGTLLIGVEDDGIISGINMEKIDQWLANIARNNVIPAISPDISIENIESKKVAVVEIPKGMNKPYQTIDGKYYIRISSTNRTATKEELSRLFQQAGIVHFDLSPVEGTEGKDLDLLKVNDYWSTCYDINFISLEKHEQQKILINSDIIVPFEGENVTSVGGLLLFGKQPQRRLPQSSIKTAIFKGEDITDDIIDKKEIIGVLPEIIDNTASLINIFLPRASIVKKLKREEQILIPVRVIREALVNAVSHRDYSIINRHTTVYIFSNRIEITSPGKIANTLTLEKIKVGNSAIRNHFLVKYLDNMRYIDGLGRGIPMIIKEMGERAIFEEIGELFRVTFLFCKA, translated from the coding sequence ATGGAAATACAAAAAATATTGGCACTAATCAGCCAGGGTGAGAATTCATCAATCGAATTTAAATCAGGAAACGTAAGACCGGAGAGTGTTGCTAAAGAGATGGCTGCTTTTTCAAACAGTTTTGGAGGAACCCTTTTAATCGGAGTTGAGGATGATGGCATTATAAGTGGAATTAATATGGAAAAGATTGACCAATGGCTTGCGAACATTGCACGAAACAATGTAATACCTGCAATTTCACCGGACATCAGCATTGAGAATATAGAAAGCAAAAAAGTTGCTGTTGTAGAAATACCCAAGGGGATGAATAAACCCTATCAAACGATTGACGGAAAATACTATATAAGGATTAGCTCTACAAACAGAACAGCAACAAAGGAAGAGTTAAGCAGACTTTTTCAGCAGGCAGGAATAGTTCATTTTGATTTGTCACCTGTGGAAGGAACGGAAGGAAAGGATCTTGATTTGCTTAAGGTGAACGACTACTGGTCAACTTGTTACGATATCAATTTTATTTCACTCGAAAAACATGAACAACAGAAAATATTAATAAACTCAGACATTATTGTTCCTTTTGAAGGAGAAAACGTAACAAGTGTTGGTGGTTTACTTCTTTTTGGAAAACAGCCCCAAAGACGATTACCTCAAAGCTCTATTAAAACTGCTATTTTTAAAGGGGAGGATATTACTGATGATATAATTGATAAAAAAGAGATTATCGGGGTTTTACCTGAAATAATTGATAATACGGCATCGCTTATCAATATTTTTTTGCCAAGAGCTTCAATTGTAAAAAAGCTAAAAAGAGAAGAGCAAATTCTTATACCTGTCAGAGTAATCAGGGAAGCGCTTGTAAACGCCGTTAGTCATCGGGACTATTCAATTATAAACAGACATACAACAGTATATATATTTAGCAACAGGATTGAAATTACATCTCCAGGTAAAATAGCAAATACTCTTACGCTGGAAAAAATCAAAGTAGGCAATTCTGCTATACGGAATCATTTCCTGGTAAAATATCTTGATAACATGAGATACATAGACGGTCTTGGTAGAGGTATTCCCATGATTATCAAAGAAATGGGAGAAAGGGCTATCTTTGAAGAAATAGGAGAACTGTTTCGCGTTACTTTTTTATTTTGTAAAGCTTAA
- a CDS encoding putative transposase, whose amino-acid sequence MSKLPPKRDVWQWFYAACNLRFSTSLCKLFFKQQLLGGLVSTCIWFADGHLLPYTGRRKIHLAFNTQRKMMMPGQTNIVTCDESGRIVDFQIQEGKGDLKTHIVELKKKWAKELTEPPIMVFDREGYGAPFFNSLIEDKIPFVTWEKHVDSKKLKELDDDCFNESFEMNNKKYRIFEGEKTFTLEENGKTKTFELRKIYLWNQTSNRRTCCLAWDDGRPITTLQCAQAILNRWGASENTFKHLHDRHPFHYHPGFKTLDSDKQLIANPAIKSIEKEIKTVRKKLDKKHKKNSRTKEVLNKDGSRRENSLKACLESGISQLEAELTKLLNEKKQLPEKVDVSTLEDYNSFKKIDNEGKNLFDFVTASLWNARKDMTDWLLCHYPNENEYVDLFYAITQSHGWIKSEADRVVVRLEPLQQPSRRKAQEQFCKRLNALSAYIPIGKILQIEVGSSPI is encoded by the coding sequence TTGAGTAAATTGCCTCCAAAAAGAGATGTTTGGCAATGGTTCTATGCAGCTTGTAATTTACGATTTTCCACATCTCTTTGTAAATTATTTTTTAAGCAACAGCTTTTAGGCGGATTGGTCAGTACCTGTATATGGTTTGCAGATGGGCATCTGCTTCCATACACAGGCAGACGAAAAATTCATCTTGCCTTTAATACACAGCGCAAAATGATGATGCCGGGACAAACAAATATAGTTACATGCGATGAAAGTGGTCGTATTGTTGATTTTCAGATTCAAGAAGGAAAAGGCGATCTTAAAACTCATATTGTCGAACTGAAAAAAAAATGGGCCAAGGAACTTACAGAGCCTCCCATCATGGTCTTTGACAGAGAAGGGTATGGCGCTCCATTTTTTAACTCTCTTATTGAAGATAAAATTCCCTTTGTTACTTGGGAAAAACACGTTGATTCAAAAAAACTCAAGGAGTTAGATGATGATTGTTTTAACGAATCCTTTGAGATGAACAACAAAAAATACCGCATTTTCGAGGGTGAAAAGACCTTCACCCTGGAGGAAAATGGTAAAACTAAAACCTTTGAACTCAGGAAAATTTATCTTTGGAATCAGACCAGCAACCGTCGGACATGCTGTCTTGCATGGGATGACGGCAGACCTATAACTACTCTTCAATGCGCACAAGCTATATTGAACCGCTGGGGTGCCTCTGAAAATACATTTAAACACCTCCATGACAGGCATCCTTTTCATTATCACCCCGGCTTTAAAACATTAGATAGCGATAAACAGCTTATAGCAAATCCTGCTATCAAATCCATTGAGAAAGAAATTAAGACCGTACGTAAAAAGCTTGATAAAAAGCATAAAAAAAATTCAAGGACTAAGGAAGTTTTAAACAAAGATGGCTCAAGGCGCGAAAACAGCTTGAAAGCCTGTTTAGAATCAGGAATAAGCCAGTTAGAGGCAGAGCTCACAAAGCTCCTCAATGAGAAAAAACAACTGCCTGAAAAGGTGGATGTTTCTACTCTTGAGGATTATAATTCCTTTAAGAAGATTGATAATGAAGGAAAAAATCTTTTTGATTTTGTTACAGCTTCATTATGGAATGCGCGTAAGGATATGACTGACTGGTTATTGTGTCATTACCCGAATGAAAATGAATATGTGGACTTGTTTTATGCCATCACTCAGTCTCATGGATGGATCAAATCTGAAGCAGACAGAGTGGTTGTCCGATTGGAGCCTCTTCAACAACCAAGCCGCCGAAAAGCGCAGGAACAATTTTGTAAAAGATTGAATGCATTAAGCGCCTATATTCCGATTGGAAAAATATTACAGATTGAAGTTGGTTCGTCACCTATTTAA
- a CDS encoding type II toxin-antitoxin system HicA family toxin, whose amino-acid sequence MSKYDKLVFKIRIGMSDGNIAFTDLLNLLKHLGFDMRIKGSHHVFRKDGVIEKANLQKEGNKAKPYQVSQVRNIIVKYKLGGNV is encoded by the coding sequence ATGAGCAAATACGACAAATTAGTCTTTAAGATACGCATAGGTATGAGCGATGGTAATATCGCCTTTACTGATTTGCTTAACCTGTTGAAACATCTTGGGTTTGACATGAGAATCAAAGGAAGTCATCATGTTTTCAGGAAGGATGGTGTCATAGAGAAGGCCAATTTGCAGAAAGAAGGCAACAAAGCAAAGCCCTATCAGGTTAGTCAAGTGCGCAATATTATAGTCAAATACAAATTAGGGGGTAATGTATAA
- a CDS encoding type II toxin-antitoxin system HicB family antitoxin, whose amino-acid sequence MDKYEIIIYWSDEDQAFVAEAPELPGCMAHGDTHEAALTNIKTAMELWMETAKEFNDRIPVPQGRRLAFA is encoded by the coding sequence ATGGATAAATATGAAATTATTATTTACTGGAGTGATGAAGATCAAGCCTTTGTTGCTGAAGCTCCAGAGCTTCCTGGTTGCATGGCTCATGGCGATACTCACGAAGCCGCACTAACCAACATCAAAACAGCGATGGAACTTTGGATGGAAACAGCAAAAGAGTTTAATGACCGTATTCCTGTTCCACAAGGCCGTCGTCTTGCTTTTGCCTAA
- a CDS encoding adenylyl-sulfate kinase, giving the protein MFCQINRLCLLKRDPKGFYKKAGEGKITNMTGISDPYEEPEHPDYIIDTDKLDLKQCVDKVINFLLK; this is encoded by the coding sequence TTGTTTTGCCAAATAAATCGTCTGTGTTTATTAAAACGTGACCCAAAAGGTTTTTACAAAAAAGCCGGCGAAGGCAAAATTACCAATATGACAGGTATCTCTGATCCTTATGAAGAGCCGGAACACCCTGATTATATTATTGATACAGACAAACTTGATTTGAAGCAATGTGTGGATAAGGTGATCAACTTTTTGCTAAAATAG